Proteins from a single region of Ziziphus jujuba cultivar Dongzao chromosome 1, ASM3175591v1:
- the LOC107416024 gene encoding cellulose synthase-like protein E6 has protein sequence MVREGVMAKDDYLPLFETKSGKGLVSFRLFAASTFAAVCVIFVYRISHMPSSNKERWAWIGLFLSELWFAFYNVISVVLRWNPAYRNTFKHRLSLRYEKVLPGIDIFVCTADPTVEPPIMVINTVLSVMSYDYPPEKLSVYLSDDGGSDLTFYAMLEASRFANQWLPFCRKFKVVPRSPEAYFRTTPEPHDNNTIMAQKWTSIKKLYEDMKTRIESTTKTGRISEEIRKEHKGFLEWDFVSSRRDHQTILQILIDGRHAKAVDSEGQPLPSLVYLAREKRPQYHHNFKAGAMNALLRVSSRISNAPIILNVDCDMYSNDSESVRDALCFLLDEEKGREIAFVQFPQVFDNLTKNDVYSSSLRILSKVDLHGFDRYGGPCYIGSGCFHKRESLCGKKYNDKACQEDLMSNKLDIIKNEEDAQVLEGICKVLASCSYEENTQWGKEMGLKYGCPVEDILTGLSIHYRGWKSVYFNPERPGFLGVAPVTLLQSLVQFKRWSEGDFEVFLTHCPFLYGHNKISLGLQFSYCMYLLWAPTSLASLYYVTVPSLCLLRGISLFPQVLNPWVIPFVYVFFGNFAYSLVEFIHLGGTCTEWLNDTRMWVYRRTTSFLFGFCDNIIKLLGFSKSAFAITAKVVDEDVSERYEQELMEFGTTSPLFTILATLALLNAFVLVGGIKRLLILEDPNINLGQNPFNMQIILCGLLVFINLPLYQAFFLRKDKGRMPSSVTNRSIAFALAACLAALQY, from the exons atgGTGAGAGAGGGTGTGATGGCAAAAGATGATTATCTTCCACTTTTCGAAACCAAATCAGGCAAGGGACTTGTCTCATTCCGACTGTTTGCAGCTTCAACCTTCGCGGCTGTCTGTGTGATCTTTGTGTATAGGATCAGCCATATGCCATCATCCAACAAAGAAAGATGGGCTTGGATTGGATTGTTTCTTTCTGAACTTTGGTTCGCTTTCTACAACGTCATCTCTGTCGTCCTTAGATGGAACCCTGCCTACCGTAACACTTTCAAACATCGCCTCTCCCTCAG atATGAGAAGGTATTGCCGGGGATAGACATATTTGTCTGCACGGCTGACCCCACGGTAGAGCCACCAATCATGGTTATAAACACAGTGCTATCAGTCATGTCTTACGACTACCCACCGGAGAAGCTCAGTGTTTATCTATCCGATGATGGTGGATCCGACTTGACTTTTTACGCCATGTTAGAGGCCTCTCGGTTTGCGAATCAATGGCTTCCATTTTGCAGAAAGTTCAAAGTAGTACCCAGGTCTCCTGAGGCTTATTTTCGGACAACTCCTGAACCACACGATAATAATACTATCATGGCCCAGAAGTGGACCTCCATCAAG AAACTATACGAAGACATGAAGACAAGAATTGAAAGCACCACAAAGACAGGCCGAATTTCAGAAGAGATACGCAAAGAGCACAAGGGTTTTCTGGAGTGGGACTTTGTTTCCAGCCGACGTGACCATCAAACTATTCTTCAA ATTCTTATTGATGGAAGACATGCCAAGGCTGTGGATTCTGAAGGACAACCTTTGCCTTCTCTTGTATACTTGGCACGAGAGAAAAGGCCTCAATACCACCACAACTTCAAAGCAGGAGCAATGAATGCACTG TTAAGGGTGTCATCCAGGATAAGCAATGCTCCAATAATTCTTAACGTGGATTGCGACATGTACTCAAACGATTCAGAGTCGGTTAGAGATGCTCTATGCTTCTTGTTGGATGAAGAGAAGGGCCGTGAGATTGCTTTTGTTCAGTTTCCACAAGTCTTTGACAACCTCACCAAGAATGATGTTTACAGCAGCTCCTTGCGTATTCTAAGCAAG GTCGACCTTCATGGATTTGATCGTTATGGAGGACCTTGCTATATTGGCAGTGGCTGCTTTCATAAAAGGGAATCTCTTTGTGGGAAGAAGTACAATGACAAGGCATGTCAAGAAGACTTGATGAGCAACAAGCTTGACATTATAAAGAATGAAGAAGATGCACAGGTTTTGGAAGGAATATGTAAAGTTCTTGCAAGTTGTAGCTATGAAGAAAACACTCAATGGGGAAAGGAG ATGGGCTTGAAGTATGGTTGCCCAGTGGAAGACATTTTAACAGGCTTATCAATACACTATAGAGGCTGGAAATCTGTCTACTTTAATCCAGAGAGGCCGGGTTTCTTAGGAGTCGCTCCCGTAACTCTGCTTCAATCACTTGTACAGTTTAAGAGATGGTCCGAAGGAGATTTTGAAGTCTTTCTAACACATTGTCCTTTCTTGTACGGACACAACAAAATTTCACTTGGACTTCAATTTTCTTATTGCATGTATTTGCTATGGGCTCCAACCTCCTTGGCCTCACTCTACTATGTTACTGTTCCATCGCTTTGCCTGCTAAGAGGAATCTCTTTATTTCCACAG GTTTTGAACCCATGGGTGATACCATTTGTGTATGTGTTCTTTGGCAACTTTGCATACAGCCTTGTTGAATTCATACACCTAGGAGGGACATGCACAGAATGGTTGAATGATACAAGGATGTGGGTTTATAGAAGAACAACTTCCTTCTTGTTTGGATTTTGTGACAACATAATCAAGTTACTGGGATTCTCAAAATCAGCCTTTGCCATCACTGCAAAGGTGGTGGACGAGGATGTTTCCGAGAGATACGAGCAAGAGCTTATGGAGTTTGGTACTACTTCTCCATTGTTTACCATTTTGGCCACACTGGCATTGCTCAATGCATTCGTTCTTGTTGGGGGAATAAAAAGGCTGCTGATCTTGGAGGATCCGAATATTAATTTGGGTCAAAACCCATTTAATATGCAGATTATTCTATGTGGCCTTTTGGTTTTCATCAATTTGCCACTTTACCAAGCTTTCTTCTTGAGGAAGGACAAAGGAAGAATGCCTTCCTCAGTAACAAACAGGTCAATAGCCTTTGCTCTGGCAGCTTGTTTAGCAGCCCTTCAATATTAG